A window of Candidatus Saccharibacteria bacterium oral taxon 488 genomic DNA:
GAACGCTCATACTCTTACTATACACCCAGTGTTTAGTTATTGCAAGAGTTTTATACACTCGGTGTATAGTTGCTATTACAACGTCCATTCACCCTATTGACACAGCATCCGCCCCATCACAGATAGCTCACCCCACCAAACCACCACGACCAGTAGCCCACCTCGCCAGAATACAGACTATTATTCAATTTTAGCGTATAATAGGTTCATGGCACAGTTTTGCCGGGTATACCGTAAACAGCGATCGGTTAAGTCAGCTCTGTTGGGAATTGGCAAAATTCTCAGATTGCCACGATACTTACTACTAGCAGTTGTCTTATCTTTGCTTTTTGCACTCATTATTTTCTTTGCCATCAACGCTAATTTTTATGGCCCGCTGATGATGTCGCGACTGCCGATACTGGATAAGGTTGCCCTTTTGGGAACCATGTTTATTGACATATTCAAACAAGGTTTCACCTCGCCAAACGGTGCACTATTACTCATGGTGTCGACCCTCCAAGGACTGTCAATTACCGTCGTCATTTTCACTGCCAAGAAAAATAAGCGTAGTGAACAGTCGGTCACTAGACAGGTCGGGCTTAGTGGCTTGGCCTCCGTGGCTGCCGCTATCGGTTTGGGCTGTGTTCCCTGCGGCACGTCACTCATCCTGCCGCTCGTTGCCGTGTTCTTCTCAGGCGCCGCCGCAGCCACTGCCGCCACTGTCGCCAGCACTCTCGTTCTGATCTTAGCGCTACTTCTGAGCCTCTTTTCACTCTACAAATCTGGACAAATCGCCTTTATGTATACCGAGTTAGCAAAACAGGAGGAATTATGAATCGACAAAAAACAGCCGGCATAGCACTCATTTGGGTCATCCTGGGGATTATGATCACGGGAATTGTAGCACTATTTATTTATGGTATTGTCAATCGCCCACCAAATCGCCACATTGGTGACGGCAAGCCGTGGAATGAAAAAATGTCGCAAGGCTCTGCCGAAGCCAAGCACGTGTTCGTTGATTACACTGATTATTTTTGTTCGTTTTGTGCCGAAGTCGAAGCAGCCACCAACACCAATTTTTTCAAGAATGACTATATCAAATCAGGCAAAGTTCGTTATGAACACCGCGTAGTCACGCTGCTCAAGGAGGTCACTAACAACACCGAATCTGGCGCCCACGCTGCGTTCTGTGCCGCCGACCAAGACAAATATTGGCAATATACCCACGACATCGTGCCGCGCATTAAACGTGATTATTTTGACAAAGGAATTGGTGTGAAAAACGTTGCCGTGCCGCAAAAAATTCCACCGCTGCCGTTAGAATATTTCCTAACTTCTGCCAATAGTGTCGGCATGGACGAGGCAAAATTTGCTGATTGTATGACTAAGAAACCGCACCAAAATGAGATTGAGAATAATACCAAGAAAGCCCTTTCGCTTGGCGTGAGCGGCCTGCCATACATGGTAGTCAATGACTATGTCGCCAGTGGATTTATGGGCGGCGAAAATGGGCTGAAGGCAATTTTGAAAGCCGGCGGAGCGTACTGATGCCCACCAAAAAAATACAAAGTAAGCCTCAAAAATCATCGGTAAAACGACAATCAGCTCGGTCTAGTCGTGGGCCAAAAACTAATACAGCTCCTGCGAACCGACCCAGACTGAGCAGTATTTTATTCACTACACTGCTTTTACTGGTAGTGACCGCGATAGGCGTATTGTTCTACTTCCACTCCAAGCAACCACCAGCGCAGCGCCCAACGGTCTTGGAAGATGAAAAATATTACTTCACCGACTCACGCTATGCTGGCATCCGCTCCAAGTTCGTAACACGCGACACCAAACACGAAAAAGTCTCAATTGAATACCCAATCACCAGCAATTCCAAAATCAACAAGCTCATCGCCCGAGCAATTGACCGCGCCGACGGCGATTTTCGCCACACCGCCACTAATGCTCCGACATTCGACCGGCCAATGACAGAGGCGATTAGTTATCAAGTGACGCATAATAATTCGACCGCTCTGTCGATGATCGTCAATATTAAACAAGATATGCACGGCGCGCATCCGGTGTCACTAACGCATTTTTGGACGTTTGACAAAAAGTCTGGCGAGGTGATTGGCTTGGATAATTTGACTGAAAAATCAGAGGAAGCCATCAAGGCAATCGTGGCAGCTGCCCGGCACAACGTCGCGCAAACCATCAAGCAGCGCCAGCAACCAGAAGCAAATCTTGATGAGATGATCACCAAGGAGGCGTTATCGAACTTCACCATCACTGATGATGGTAACACCTTGGCTTGGCCGATTGGACAGGCGTCGCTCTTGCCGTCAGCCTACGGCGAAATGACAATCAAAGTACCGATCGCTGCCGTTGCCAAATATCTGCAAAATCCGACAGCCCGGAAACTAGCTAATATCCCCAAGCCGCCAGAACCAAAACCAAAGCCAGCGCCCGCCGCGCCGCCAGCCGCGAATTCTGGGGGTAAAGTGATCGCCTTAACATTTGACGACGGGCCGGGGCCGTACACTGCGCAGCTATTGGATATTTTGGATCAGCATGGTGCTAAGGCGACGTTTTTCTTGATCGGCAGCAAAGTCTCCGCGCAAGCCGATGTACTGCGGCGCATGCACGCGCGCGGCCATCAATTAGGCAATCATTCGTGGTCGCACCCAGAACTGCCTAAATTGCCAATTGACCAAATTGCCGGCGAAATCGACCGCACTAACGACGCCATCAAGCAAGCCACCGGCGTCACACCGGCTATTTTACGCCCGCCTTATGGCGCCGTCAATGGTGTTGTCCTGGAACAGATTCGTACACGTGGTATGTCGTCAATCTTGTGGTCAGTTGACACGCGGGACTGGGCTGATCGCAATAGCCAAATCGTCTGTTCACGCGCCGTCGCTGGCGCCCACCCTGGAGCCATCATCTTGATGCACGACATTCACCAAACGTCAGTTGGCGCCGTACCGTGCATCCTCAGCGCGCTGAAGCAGCAGGGGTATTCGTTTGTGACCGTGCAGGGACTACTCGGTAATATGGCGGCGGGAGCTGGGTATCCGTAGAATCGTAGCCGGATATTAACAATGTAGCTGCGGCAACTACTCTGTCTTATCCACCTCAAAAACCTTATATTTCGAAGCTACGCCGCGCAGTAATTTTACCTTTGATACAGCCACGCCAAAGTATTTTGCTAGCAACTTCGCCGCCGCCATATTTGCCCGCCCTTCAATGGCTGGAGCCTTGGTGTAAATCGTCAGCACACCATCGTCACCAACCACCACTTCTTCGCGGTGGCGGGAGTTGGGTTTGAGGTGGATAGAGATTTTCATACTTAATCCAGCAAACTCGCTCCGCCAGCGTCATACGCCGCGCGCTTATGACTCCACTCGTTACCATAGCGCTTGGCCTGCTCTAATACCATGTCAGTTGCCAACGCCTGCTGATCTGGCGGGTAGCCATATTTTGCCAGCGTCTTTTTGACGTTAACTTTCAGTTTTGCCTGAACATTCCTGCGCTCTGCCCAGTCAATCGTAGCATCACGACGCACTTGCTCTAGCAACACTTTTGCGATATCGCGCAGTTGCGCGTCACCCAGCACTTCACGGGCACTGCCATTTTCAACCAGCGCATCATAAAAGATAATCTCATCCTCGCTGAGGCCATCAACTGCGCCATTCTCAACAGTCTGGCGAATTTGCTGTCCAATGTTGATCAATTCCTCAATCACCTGTGCCGCCTCGATCGTCCCATTTCTATACCGCGTCAAGGCTTGATTTAGCAAGTCAGAGAACTTCGTATCCTTGGCATAATTTCGCGAAAATCGTAACTTGATTTCATCAGCCAGCAGTTTTTGCAACGCTTCCACTGCCAAATTCTTGCGCTCCATGTTACGAATTTCCGCCAAAAACTCATCGCTCAAAATTGACAGTTCCGGCTTTTCTAATCCCGCCGCCTCAAACACATCAACCACACCGACTGGCGCAATCGCTTTATCGACAATTTGTTTCAGCGCGCTGCGATACTCGGCGTCAGTCACCACCGCCGAGCTGGACACTTTCTCCAGCCGAGCTTTCACCGCCTGAAACAGCGCCACTTCTTCGCGAATTTCTAGCGCCTCGGGCCTGGGCATGACCAACGCGAATGCTTTACTCAGTTCCAAAACATGCTGCTTCAGCCGCTTCTCACCGTCTTCCAACCCTAAAATATATTCCTCGGCATCCAAAATGATTTGCAGCTGCTGGCTAGTTGGTGCGGTAAAATATCGCTGATAGTCAAAGTTACCAAACAAATCGCGTACCACTTCATAACGCATCTGCATCTGCGCCACCGCCTCAGCAATATCAAGTTGCGGTGCGCCTTGCCCACCACTTTGCGTATAGTCAGAAATAGCATCGCGCAGCGCCCCTGCTACACCCAGATAGTCAACCACCAAACCGCCGGTTTTTCCAGGAAACACTCGATTTACCCTGGCAATTGCCTGCATCAAATTATGACCCTTCAGCGGTTTATCCAGATACATGGTGTGCATATTTGGTACATCAAACCCTGTCAGCCACATGTCGCACACAATCACCAATTCAAGCGGATCATTTGGATCCTTGATGCGCTTTTCGATCGCCTTTACCCGTTGTTTATTACGAATATGCGGCTGCAAATGGTCAGGGTCGCTAGCACTACCGGTAATAATCACCTTTACCGCACCGCGTGCGTCATCGTCACTGTGCCAATCCGGCCGATATGCCACAATTTTTTCATACAAATCAGCCGCAATACTGCGGCTCATCGTCACGATCATACCTTTACCACTCAGTACATCTTGCCGGGCCTCAAAGTGCTCAATAATATCCAAAGCGATCGTATTCAGCCGCTCGCTATTACCGACGATGGCTTCTTTTTGTGCATACTCGGCCTTCAACGCATCCTGACGACTCAGTTCTTCGCCCTCCAGCAAATCATCAACTTCCTTATCCAGCCACTGCCGCGTTGCCTCGTCCATATTCAAATCAACCAGCCGGCTCTCATAATAAATCGGCACCGTTGCACCATCTTTCACCGCCTGCTCGACATCATAAATGTCGATATAGTCGCCAAACACTGCTGGCGTTGACTTATCGTCCGTTTCAATCGGCGTACCTGTAAAGCCAATATAGCTCGCGCCCGGCAAGGCATCGCGCATATACTTAGCATAGCCATACACCAACTGAGCATCACTGGCTCGGACATGTGCCTTCAAGCCATATTGACTGGTGGGCCTCATCTGCCATCACGATGACATTACGTCGATCGGTCAAAATTGGCAATTTATCCTCGTCATCCTCAGGCGAGAACTTCTGGATTGTTGTAAAAATAATTCCACCCGCTTGGCGCTGCAGTAGCTTCCTGAGTTCACTCCGTGAATCAGCTTGCTTTGGATCTTCTCCCAGCAGCTCGCGACAAGTGCTAAATGTACCAAATAATTGACCATCAAGATCATTACGATCCGTCACCACCACGATGGTCGGGTTATGCAAATCACGCGATTTCATCAGCTTGCCAGTATAAAACACCATACTCAAGCTCTTGCCCGACCCTTGCGTATGCCAAACCACGCCAGCCCGTTGGTCACCGCGTTCACTACTAGCTGCCAGCGTCCGATCAAGCGCTTTATTCACCACCCAATATTGATGATAAGCGGCAACTTTTTTGATTAATTTATCGCCATCGCCCCGCTCAAACACGATAAAATTCTGCACCATATCCAGCAAGCGTTCAGGCGTACACACACCGCGCAGCAATACCTCCAGCATCGGCACGTTGCCAACTTCCTTCTCGCCGTCAATCGTTTTCCACGGCATCATTCGCTCCAGCGGACTGGTGATCGTCCCCATTTCGGCTTCTAGTCCATCGCTCGTTACGCATAATTCATTAAAGCGGAACAGATCACTAACCTCTCGCTTGTACGTCTGAATCTGCTGATATGCCGCCGCCAAATCCGCCTTCGTATCGGCCGCATTTTTCAGCTCAATCACCACCAGGGGTAACCCATTCACAAATAGCACAATGTCCGGCCGGCGATTATAATCGCCCTGCAGAACCGTCAGCTGATTGACCGCCGCAAAATCGTTGTTGCGTGGCGAGGTAAAATCAACCACCCGCACGATATCATGTTTCACTTCGCCACTTGGCGTGCGATACTGCACTGGCACGCCTGCTACCAGTAGTTGATGAAATTCGTGATTATTCTCAATTAAACTTGGTTTACTAATCTGCGTTAACCGCCGCATCGCTTCCTTCAAGGCTGGTTCTGGAATGTGCGGATTGAGCCGCGACAAAGCACTATATATCCGCCCAGGCAACACCACCTGCCGCAGCTCACGCTCAGCCATAGCACCATCCGGACCAATATCCGGTCCGTGCAGAATTTGCCAGCCGAGATTAGCCAGAATATCAAGCGCGTATTGTTTGATTTGAGATTCGGTCATAGATATTTATTAATCATTACCAGTCAGCTACATTCTAATTTTATAGCCATTGTAGCACAAATCAAACATGACCCTAAGACATCTTTACCACAGCGACAGCTTTGGCAGCTATACTATACGCGCTCAAATTGTTTACATCTTGCTCACTAATAACGATAGGCGGCAAATCTTCTGTAGATTCTGACTCCAGAATAATCTGCTGGTTCTTAGCATCCTTGCGGAATTTCTTAAGATTTGCTGCTCCACCAATAATCGAAATGACATGATCACCATCCTTTGGACAGTAATTATCTTCCTTCCGAGCGATGATATAATCTCCATCATCGACCGATCTACCCCCAATATCAGCCTTATTCATAGAATGGCCAGAAGCCTTCAAGGCAAAGAGATTATGAAAATCAGATATAGAAACAGTGCTAGGGGTTATTTTTAGATACCCTTCTATCCTATCTTGAGCAAATGTCAAAGCCTCACCACAGTTAACATACCCAT
This region includes:
- a CDS encoding DUF167 domain-containing protein, giving the protein MKISIHLKPNSRHREEVVVGDDGVLTIYTKAPAIEGRANMAAAKLLAKYFGVAVSKVKLLRGVASKYKVFEVDKTE
- a CDS encoding polysaccharide deacetylase family protein, with the translated sequence MTAIGVLFYFHSKQPPAQRPTVLEDEKYYFTDSRYAGIRSKFVTRDTKHEKVSIEYPITSNSKINKLIARAIDRADGDFRHTATNAPTFDRPMTEAISYQVTHNNSTALSMIVNIKQDMHGAHPVSLTHFWTFDKKSGEVIGLDNLTEKSEEAIKAIVAAARHNVAQTIKQRQQPEANLDEMITKEALSNFTITDDGNTLAWPIGQASLLPSAYGEMTIKVPIAAVAKYLQNPTARKLANIPKPPEPKPKPAPAAPPAANSGGKVIALTFDDGPGPYTAQLLDILDQHGAKATFFLIGSKVSAQADVLRRMHARGHQLGNHSWSHPELPKLPIDQIAGEIDRTNDAIKQATGVTPAILRPPYGAVNGVVLEQIRTRGMSSILWSVDTRDWADRNSQIVCSRAVAGAHPGAIILMHDIHQTSVGAVPCILSALKQQGYSFVTVQGLLGNMAAGAGYP
- a CDS encoding thioredoxin domain-containing protein yields the protein MNRQKTAGIALIWVILGIMITGIVALFIYGIVNRPPNRHIGDGKPWNEKMSQGSAEAKHVFVDYTDYFCSFCAEVEAATNTNFFKNDYIKSGKVRYEHRVVTLLKEVTNNTESGAHAAFCAADQDKYWQYTHDIVPRIKRDYFDKGIGVKNVAVPQKIPPLPLEYFLTSANSVGMDEAKFADCMTKKPHQNEIENNTKKALSLGVSGLPYMVVNDYVASGFMGGENGLKAILKAGGAY